A stretch of Lactuca sativa cultivar Salinas chromosome 6, Lsat_Salinas_v11, whole genome shotgun sequence DNA encodes these proteins:
- the LOC111886933 gene encoding binding partner of ACD11 1 isoform X1, giving the protein MSVKTVKVGNLSLKASARDVREFFSFSGDIVYVEVQSDDDFSQNAFVTFTDSQGADTAVLLSGATIVDMTVTVTLAPDYHLPPDATSAARGVTEGEESVMSKAEDVISSMLSKGFILGKDAVSKAKSFDEKIGFSEKVTTGTSMVNEKVKEVDQKLQVSEKAKSAYAAAASWVTDAFSKVAKSASEVGQQTKEKDDVAPTQQPPSPPKASQVQGLIL; this is encoded by the exons ATGTCG GTGAAAACTGTTAAAGTTGGCAATCTTTCTTTGAAGGCTTCTGCACGAGATGTAAGGGAGTTTTTTTCCTTTTCTGGAGATATTGTATATGTTGAGGTGCAAAG CGATGATGATTTCTCCCAAAACGCATTTGTCACCTTCACAGATTCACAAGGAGCAGATACTGCTGTTCTCCTTTCA GGAGCAACAATAGTCGACATGACTGTCACTGTAACCCTAGCACCAGACTACCATCTCCCACCAGACGCCACATCAGCA GCACGTGGCGTTACAGAAGGTGAGGAATCTGTTATGAGCAAAGCTGAAGATGTAATCAGCAGCATGCTTTCAAAGGGTTTTATTCTGGGAAAAGATGCTGTTTCCAAAGCCAAATCATTTGATGAGAAGATAGGATTCAGTGAGAAGGTGACCACAGGAACCTCCATGGtcaatgaaaaagtcaaagaggTTGACCAGAAGCTTCAGGTTTCTGAAAAGGCTAAGTCAGCGTATGCAGCTGCTGCTTCATGGGTGACAGACGCTTTTAGTAAAGTGGCCAAATCAGCATCCGAAGTTGGACAGCAAACAAAGGAGAAAGATGACGTGGCGCCAACTCAGCAGCCTCCTTCTCCACCTAAGGCTTCACAAGTACAAGGTTTGATCCTTTAG
- the LOC111886933 gene encoding binding partner of ACD11 1 isoform X2, with the protein MLRCKGWYERTSSDDDFSQNAFVTFTDSQGADTAVLLSGATIVDMTVTVTLAPDYHLPPDATSAARGVTEGEESVMSKAEDVISSMLSKGFILGKDAVSKAKSFDEKIGFSEKVTTGTSMVNEKVKEVDQKLQVSEKAKSAYAAAASWVTDAFSKVAKSASEVGQQTKEKDDVAPTQQPPSPPKASQVQGLIL; encoded by the exons ATGTTGAGGTGCAAAGGTTGGTATGAAAGGACATCAAG CGATGATGATTTCTCCCAAAACGCATTTGTCACCTTCACAGATTCACAAGGAGCAGATACTGCTGTTCTCCTTTCA GGAGCAACAATAGTCGACATGACTGTCACTGTAACCCTAGCACCAGACTACCATCTCCCACCAGACGCCACATCAGCA GCACGTGGCGTTACAGAAGGTGAGGAATCTGTTATGAGCAAAGCTGAAGATGTAATCAGCAGCATGCTTTCAAAGGGTTTTATTCTGGGAAAAGATGCTGTTTCCAAAGCCAAATCATTTGATGAGAAGATAGGATTCAGTGAGAAGGTGACCACAGGAACCTCCATGGtcaatgaaaaagtcaaagaggTTGACCAGAAGCTTCAGGTTTCTGAAAAGGCTAAGTCAGCGTATGCAGCTGCTGCTTCATGGGTGACAGACGCTTTTAGTAAAGTGGCCAAATCAGCATCCGAAGTTGGACAGCAAACAAAGGAGAAAGATGACGTGGCGCCAACTCAGCAGCCTCCTTCTCCACCTAAGGCTTCACAAGTACAAGGTTTGATCCTTTAG